One Anaeromusa acidaminophila DSM 3853 genomic region harbors:
- a CDS encoding WecB/TagA/CpsF family glycosyltransferase, translated as MKQERSCITILDIPIDRLDMDQAAQQVQKFTEEKDSFHLVATANAEMIMQAQDDLELKEILCSAALVVPDGAGVVWAARHYNTPLKERVAGFDLAQRLLADGVKQGYGFFFLGAAPGIAEAAAASARKTHPNLRILGYRDGFFKEDDEEKLIEEINASGATILFVALGVPRQEKWLRRHAAQLRVPVAMGVGGTFDVMAGQVTRAPQWMQKASLEWLYRLLCQPSRCLRMLALPRFVWHVYSRKNS; from the coding sequence ATGAAGCAAGAACGAAGTTGTATTACCATATTGGATATTCCCATTGACCGGTTGGATATGGATCAAGCAGCACAGCAGGTGCAGAAGTTTACAGAAGAGAAAGATTCCTTTCATTTAGTAGCTACCGCCAATGCGGAAATGATCATGCAGGCGCAAGACGATCTAGAATTAAAAGAAATTCTCTGTTCCGCCGCGTTAGTCGTGCCGGACGGAGCAGGCGTGGTTTGGGCTGCTAGACATTATAATACGCCTTTAAAAGAGCGGGTTGCCGGCTTTGATTTGGCACAGCGGCTTTTAGCTGACGGCGTGAAGCAGGGGTATGGTTTTTTCTTCCTTGGTGCGGCGCCGGGAATAGCGGAAGCAGCTGCCGCCAGCGCCAGGAAAACGCATCCAAACCTGCGCATTCTCGGCTACCGGGACGGATTTTTTAAAGAAGATGATGAAGAAAAGTTGATCGAAGAAATTAATGCCTCCGGTGCTACTATTCTTTTTGTAGCTCTGGGCGTGCCCCGACAGGAGAAATGGCTGCGCCGCCATGCTGCGCAATTGCGCGTGCCTGTAGCGATGGGCGTGGGGGGAACCTTTGACGTTATGGCGGGACAGGTAACCAGGGCGCCGCAGTGGATGCAAAAAGCGAGCCTGGAATGGCTGTACCGTCTTTTATGCCAACCAAGCCGTTGCCTGCGAATGCTGGCTTTACCTCGTTTCGTTTGGCATGTTTACAGTAGGAAAAACAGTTAG
- a CDS encoding phosphopentomutase — protein MFRRIFLVVLDSVGIGALPDAPRYGDAGAHTLGHIAAAMQGLHLPQLQRLGLGLIDKLQGVPPCDHPLASYGKMAELSVNKDTTSGHWELAGTPVMEAFPVYPQGFPEEITASFCQRIGRGILGNKAASGTVIIEELGEEHLRTGFPIVYTSADSVFQIASHEEVVPLEQLYKWCQIARQEILTGKHAVGRVIARPFIGTPGKFSRTPHRHDYSLPMPQPNLFSRLTAAGLTTVALGKIGDIYAGQFFNHAEGTLNNEDGLKKLQFWLCDHSWSGVTVLNLVDFDMLYGHRNDAKGYANALEAVDHRLAELLPQLAGDDLLLLTADHGCDPLHPGTDHTREYVPLLAYSPQRIGTALGIRNTFADVSATILENFRLEPLEAGSSFLNLLQGRYPA, from the coding sequence ATGTTTCGACGTATATTTTTAGTAGTGCTTGATAGTGTCGGTATTGGTGCGCTTCCCGATGCGCCGCGTTACGGAGATGCGGGAGCTCATACATTAGGCCATATAGCCGCTGCAATGCAAGGACTGCATTTGCCGCAACTGCAACGACTGGGGCTGGGCCTCATTGATAAATTGCAGGGAGTTCCTCCTTGTGACCATCCGTTGGCTTCTTACGGGAAAATGGCGGAACTCTCTGTTAATAAGGATACTACGAGCGGTCATTGGGAATTGGCAGGCACACCGGTAATGGAAGCATTTCCTGTTTATCCGCAAGGCTTTCCAGAAGAAATTACCGCTTCTTTCTGCCAGCGTATTGGCCGCGGTATTTTAGGCAACAAAGCTGCCTCCGGTACGGTGATTATCGAGGAATTGGGAGAAGAGCACCTGCGCACTGGCTTTCCTATTGTCTATACTTCTGCGGACAGCGTGTTTCAGATTGCATCGCACGAAGAAGTAGTGCCTCTAGAGCAACTATATAAATGGTGTCAAATAGCGCGGCAAGAAATTCTGACAGGCAAGCACGCTGTCGGGCGGGTTATTGCCAGACCTTTTATTGGAACTCCCGGAAAGTTTTCTCGCACTCCTCACAGACACGATTACAGCCTGCCTATGCCGCAGCCTAATTTATTCAGTCGTCTTACCGCAGCTGGCTTGACGACAGTAGCATTGGGAAAGATCGGAGATATCTATGCCGGTCAATTCTTTAATCATGCCGAAGGAACACTAAACAACGAGGATGGCCTGAAAAAATTGCAATTTTGGCTCTGCGATCATTCTTGGAGCGGTGTGACGGTTTTGAATTTAGTTGATTTTGATATGCTTTATGGACATCGCAATGATGCTAAGGGATACGCGAATGCGTTAGAAGCGGTGGATCATCGACTGGCGGAACTCTTGCCTCAGCTTGCCGGGGATGATTTGCTGCTGCTCACGGCGGATCACGGCTGCGATCCGCTGCATCCCGGCACCGACCACACGCGCGAATATGTGCCGCTGCTGGCGTATTCTCCACAGCGCATTGGAACTGCTCTAGGAATTCGCAATACCTTTGCGGATGTGTCAGCTACCATTTTGGAGAATTTCCGCTTAGAGCCCTTAGAAGCGGGGAGTAGCTTTCTAAACTTGCTGCAAGGGAGATATCCTGCATGA
- the xerD gene encoding site-specific tyrosine recombinase XerD, with amino-acid sequence MENYVQQFISYLASERGLAQNTLESYGRDLRYFQQYLEAKRLTFATGSTNEIIRTYLDELKKQGKAVSTISRNLAALKSFYQYLLKEQYLDADPASKIESPKLEKKLPQVLSVQQVELLLKQPNINLPAGLRDKAMLELLYATGIRVSELITINVNDVNLELGYIKCFGRGSKERVVPLGSIASKCVSHYLRKGRTALVRSKQEEAMFVNHHGRRLTRQGFWKIIKKYALEAHIDQKITPHTLRHSFATHLLENGADLRSVQEMLGHADISTTQIYTHVTKNRLKEVYDKAHPRA; translated from the coding sequence ATGGAGAATTATGTGCAGCAATTCATTTCGTATTTGGCGAGTGAACGGGGGCTGGCCCAAAATACGCTGGAGTCCTACGGCAGGGATTTACGTTACTTCCAGCAGTATTTAGAAGCCAAACGGCTTACCTTCGCCACTGGCTCCACAAACGAGATTATCCGTACCTATCTGGATGAACTCAAAAAACAAGGGAAGGCTGTTTCCACAATTTCTCGCAATTTAGCTGCACTCAAATCCTTTTACCAGTATCTGCTGAAGGAACAGTATCTAGATGCGGACCCGGCATCGAAAATTGAATCGCCTAAGTTGGAAAAAAAGCTGCCTCAAGTACTCAGCGTGCAGCAAGTAGAATTGCTATTGAAACAACCTAATATTAATCTACCCGCCGGCTTACGCGATAAAGCCATGTTGGAACTTCTTTACGCCACAGGCATTCGTGTATCAGAATTAATAACCATCAATGTAAACGATGTGAATTTAGAGCTTGGTTATATTAAGTGTTTTGGCCGAGGATCCAAAGAGCGAGTTGTACCTCTGGGGTCTATTGCTTCCAAATGCGTAAGCCATTACTTGCGTAAAGGCCGTACGGCGTTGGTGCGCAGCAAACAAGAGGAAGCTATGTTTGTTAATCATCATGGCCGACGTTTAACGCGGCAGGGCTTTTGGAAAATCATTAAAAAATACGCCTTAGAAGCCCATATCGACCAAAAAATCACGCCCCATACGCTGCGCCACTCTTTTGCTACTCATTTGCTGGAAAACGGCGCAGATTTGCGCTCGGTTCAGGAAATGCTGGGACATGCGGATATCTCTACTACCCAGATTTATACGCATGTTACTAAAAACCGTCTTAAAGAAGTTTATGACAAGGCCCACCCGCGGGCTTGA
- the pssA gene encoding CDP-diacylglycerol--serine O-phosphatidyltransferase, producing the protein MKYWIPNAVTALNLVLGMISLGFTMQGDFVPAGFFIVAAMIADGLDGRVARALGVSSEFGKELDSLCDLVSFGVAPALLAYQFALKEFGWIGFSVAIFFALCGALRLARFNVNTTTVKGYFMGLPIPAGGCLVGTFVALGYKPSGWTFPILIAIFAYLMVSSVHYPDFKGKGNEQIHAIPVILTAVMAGYILWHSLEAIVFVIFFSYAFFGVLNFVYGLFGRQRITAAKQ; encoded by the coding sequence GTGAAGTATTGGATTCCCAATGCCGTTACAGCCCTCAATCTCGTTCTGGGCATGATTTCTCTCGGCTTTACCATGCAAGGAGATTTCGTACCGGCTGGTTTTTTCATCGTCGCCGCTATGATTGCGGATGGTTTAGATGGCAGAGTAGCGCGGGCGCTTGGCGTTAGCAGCGAGTTCGGCAAAGAACTTGATTCCCTCTGCGATCTAGTATCTTTCGGCGTTGCGCCGGCATTGCTGGCCTATCAATTTGCGCTAAAGGAATTTGGCTGGATTGGTTTTTCCGTAGCGATCTTCTTTGCCTTATGCGGCGCTTTGCGCTTGGCGCGTTTCAACGTAAACACAACAACGGTCAAAGGGTATTTCATGGGTTTGCCCATTCCGGCGGGCGGCTGCCTAGTAGGCACTTTTGTGGCTCTTGGTTACAAGCCCAGCGGCTGGACGTTTCCCATTTTAATTGCTATTTTCGCTTATTTAATGGTCAGTTCGGTTCATTACCCTGACTTCAAAGGGAAGGGAAATGAGCAGATTCACGCCATTCCCGTTATATTGACTGCTGTCATGGCCGGTTATATTCTCTGGCATTCCCTAGAGGCCATTGTTTTTGTTATTTTCTTTTCTTATGCATTTTTTGGCGTGCTGAATTTTGTCTATGGACTTTTTGGACGCCAACGTATAACAGCAGCAAAGCAATAG
- a CDS encoding NUDIX domain-containing protein, whose translation MNLKEEKIASKNVFTGRMLHVQVDDVRLPDGREATRELVRHPGAAAVVPILPDGRIVLVRQFRYPLGRETLEIPAGKLEPGEDPQECVLRELQEEAGYKAEVIKHLSTICTAPGFTDEVIHLYEASQLQPSQLQPDDDEFLQVQVFTPDEIRQMIHSGEIEDAKTIVSLLLYGANGGGL comes from the coding sequence ATGAATTTGAAAGAAGAGAAAATTGCTTCGAAAAATGTTTTTACCGGGCGTATGCTCCATGTACAGGTAGATGATGTGCGTCTGCCGGATGGACGGGAAGCTACGCGCGAGTTGGTACGGCATCCTGGGGCAGCCGCCGTTGTGCCGATACTGCCGGACGGACGGATTGTGCTGGTTCGACAGTTCCGTTATCCATTAGGGCGAGAAACGCTGGAAATTCCGGCAGGTAAGCTGGAACCAGGAGAGGATCCCCAAGAATGCGTACTTCGTGAACTGCAGGAGGAAGCCGGCTATAAAGCGGAAGTCATTAAACACCTTTCTACGATTTGCACGGCTCCCGGTTTTACGGATGAAGTCATTCATCTTTATGAAGCTAGCCAGTTACAGCCGAGCCAGCTACAGCCTGATGACGATGAGTTTTTACAAGTCCAGGTATTCACGCCGGACGAAATACGGCAAATGATTCATTCCGGCGAAATTGAAGACGCCAAAACTATCGTTTCATTGCTGCTGTATGGAGCTAACGGAGGCGGTCTATGA
- the queD gene encoding 6-carboxytetrahydropterin synthase QueD: protein MYDLTISLDFEAAHCIREYPGKCRRLHGHNWRVEVSVCGETLNELGMLVDFHDLKDAAKGVLNELDHHYLNELEAFSQLNPTAENLARYVYEKLEQLPLLRQGDIFLTQVKVWESLHSAVAYTKKQGF, encoded by the coding sequence ATGTACGACTTAACGATAAGCCTTGATTTTGAAGCGGCGCATTGTATTCGCGAGTATCCCGGAAAATGCCGCCGTCTGCACGGACATAACTGGCGTGTGGAGGTTAGCGTCTGCGGCGAAACCTTAAATGAACTCGGTATGCTGGTTGATTTTCATGATCTCAAGGACGCTGCCAAAGGAGTTCTTAATGAACTAGATCATCATTATTTAAATGAGTTAGAGGCTTTCAGCCAATTAAATCCTACAGCGGAAAATTTAGCTCGCTATGTTTATGAAAAACTAGAACAACTGCCCTTACTGCGTCAGGGGGACATTTTTTTGACGCAAGTGAAAGTTTGGGAATCACTTCACTCTGCGGTAGCTTACACCAAGAAACAGGGCTTTTGA
- the surE gene encoding 5'/3'-nucleotidase SurE — translation MRILLTNDDGIDASGIRALWQELSTWADVIVAAPDRERSATSQAITVTHPIRVDRHVVKEDGIKAWRIGGTPTDCVKIALEALLSETPDLVISGINHGPNLGTDVLYSGTVSAAMEGALHGIPSLAVSLNSWNHGDFKSAAKITRRILETMILPHQLQPGMLLNLNIPALSEAEIKGVAVTKLGVRQYTNTFERRLDPRGRIYYWMGGEVLNVSNDEDSDIAAVSKGCVSITPICLDMTDHSLLPLVQSWVKEE, via the coding sequence ATGCGTATATTACTGACAAATGACGACGGAATTGACGCCTCTGGCATCCGTGCTTTATGGCAAGAGCTTTCTACTTGGGCGGATGTAATTGTTGCTGCTCCGGACCGCGAGCGAAGCGCCACAAGCCAAGCCATTACCGTAACTCACCCCATTCGCGTAGACCGCCATGTTGTAAAAGAAGATGGCATTAAAGCCTGGCGAATCGGTGGTACGCCTACAGACTGTGTAAAAATTGCCTTGGAAGCGCTCCTTAGCGAAACGCCGGACTTGGTTATTTCAGGCATTAACCATGGTCCTAACTTAGGCACAGATGTACTATATTCCGGTACGGTCAGCGCCGCGATGGAAGGAGCTCTACACGGTATTCCATCATTAGCGGTCTCTCTTAATTCTTGGAACCACGGCGACTTCAAAAGCGCCGCCAAAATTACCAGACGCATCCTGGAAACCATGATCCTGCCGCACCAACTGCAACCTGGAATGCTGCTAAATCTCAACATTCCGGCACTGTCGGAAGCGGAGATAAAAGGCGTTGCTGTTACCAAGCTAGGTGTACGTCAATATACGAATACCTTTGAACGCCGTCTTGATCCCCGAGGTCGCATTTACTATTGGATGGGAGGCGAAGTGCTGAACGTCAGCAATGATGAGGACAGCGATATCGCTGCCGTATCCAAAGGCTGCGTTTCGATTACTCCCATCTGCCTGGATATGACGGATCACAGCCTTTTGCCGCTGGTACAGTCCTGGGTCAAGGAAGAATAA
- a CDS encoding thymidine phosphorylase yields MKSMTQLITDKKAGQAHTEEELQWLVENYTNDNIPDYQMSAWLMAVCWQGMNFEETKALTLAMMRSGACLQLNNVGRPLVDKHSTGGVADTTTLVLAPLLAAAGVCVAKMSGRGLGFTGGTIDKLESIPGFSATLQEDQFLALLQNQGLALTAQSASIAPADGKMYALRDVTATVDSLPLIAASVMSKKLAAGAEHILLDVKVGQGAFMQNQEDAVELARYMVAIGLGAGRNVKAILTSMERPLGLAVGNALEVAEAMEILRGQGPLRLRQVCLRLASEALCLAGLSLTLQEANLKLLELLDSGKALECFRQWILSQGGADIVTTPSLLPQAVLKEEVLSPLSGYVQQIQARIIGEASVALGAGRRYKGETLDLAAGLVLACEQGDFVQKGQILATLHAESAEKIAAAKKMLSSAFVLGETPSLSSPDVLGWVDADGFHSAAE; encoded by the coding sequence ATGAAATCAATGACGCAACTGATCACCGACAAAAAAGCAGGCCAGGCGCATACGGAGGAAGAGCTGCAATGGCTTGTGGAAAACTATACAAACGACAATATTCCTGATTATCAAATGTCCGCCTGGCTGATGGCCGTATGTTGGCAAGGGATGAACTTTGAAGAAACGAAGGCGCTCACTTTGGCGATGATGCGCTCCGGAGCCTGTTTGCAATTAAACAATGTCGGTCGACCGCTGGTGGACAAACACAGCACTGGCGGCGTGGCGGATACGACAACGCTGGTGCTGGCTCCTTTATTGGCAGCCGCTGGCGTCTGCGTAGCGAAAATGTCCGGCCGAGGGCTTGGCTTTACCGGCGGTACCATTGACAAACTGGAATCTATCCCTGGCTTTAGCGCCACTTTACAAGAAGATCAATTTCTGGCGCTTTTGCAAAACCAAGGTCTGGCATTAACCGCCCAAAGCGCATCCATTGCACCGGCAGACGGAAAGATGTACGCCTTGCGGGATGTTACAGCTACAGTGGACAGCCTGCCTCTTATTGCCGCTTCAGTTATGAGTAAAAAATTGGCTGCTGGCGCCGAACACATCTTATTGGATGTTAAAGTAGGGCAGGGCGCATTTATGCAAAACCAAGAAGACGCCGTTGAATTGGCGCGTTACATGGTAGCTATCGGTTTAGGCGCAGGGCGCAATGTGAAAGCAATTCTTACCTCTATGGAGCGGCCCCTGGGCTTGGCAGTCGGCAATGCCTTGGAAGTAGCGGAAGCCATGGAAATTTTACGCGGTCAAGGGCCGCTGCGACTGCGGCAGGTATGCCTGCGTTTAGCCTCGGAAGCGCTCTGTTTAGCCGGGTTGTCCTTAACGCTTCAAGAAGCGAATCTAAAACTTTTAGAGTTGCTGGATTCGGGTAAGGCGCTGGAATGCTTTCGGCAGTGGATTCTCTCGCAAGGCGGCGCAGATATTGTGACCACTCCTTCTTTGCTGCCGCAGGCTGTCTTAAAAGAAGAGGTGCTTAGTCCATTATCAGGCTATGTACAGCAAATTCAGGCCCGCATTATTGGTGAAGCCTCTGTAGCCTTAGGGGCGGGAAGGCGCTATAAAGGAGAAACTCTGGATTTGGCGGCAGGCCTTGTTTTGGCGTGTGAGCAGGGAGATTTCGTACAAAAAGGACAGATTCTTGCCACGTTACATGCCGAGTCCGCCGAAAAGATAGCAGCAGCTAAAAAGATGCTTTCCTCAGCGTTTGTATTGGGCGAAACGCCATCGCTTTCTTCGCCTGACGTGTTGGGCTGGGTTGACGCTGACGGTTTTCATAGCGCCGCCGAGTAA
- the ppaX gene encoding pyrophosphatase PpaX — protein MKFAGILFDLDGTLINTSPLIIASFQHTFQTAYGRMLPEEAISRYFGEPLRTAMEVLGEPGDADRLIEIYRAFNLEHHDRLATSFEGVEQVLQTLDNAGVAMGVVTSKTEKTAWRGLRLFHLDGYIRHVVGMESTQQHKPHPEPVEKGLSHLGLPASSCLMVGDSPADIASGHAAGLKTAAVSWTLVPWENLAASKPDHVLQTINDLVLLVTGNQ, from the coding sequence GTGAAATTTGCAGGCATTTTATTTGATCTCGACGGCACACTCATTAATACATCCCCTTTAATTATTGCGTCTTTTCAACACACCTTTCAAACTGCTTATGGACGAATGTTGCCGGAAGAAGCCATTTCACGTTATTTTGGAGAACCTTTGCGCACAGCCATGGAGGTTCTGGGCGAACCGGGAGATGCAGACCGCTTGATTGAAATTTACCGCGCTTTTAATCTGGAGCACCATGACCGCTTGGCCACTTCCTTTGAGGGAGTTGAGCAAGTGTTGCAAACTCTCGATAACGCAGGCGTTGCTATGGGCGTTGTTACTTCTAAAACAGAAAAAACAGCCTGGCGCGGTCTGCGTCTGTTCCATTTAGACGGTTATATCCGGCATGTTGTCGGCATGGAATCAACTCAGCAGCATAAGCCGCATCCGGAGCCAGTGGAAAAAGGCTTGTCCCATTTAGGTCTGCCGGCTTCGTCCTGTTTGATGGTAGGAGACAGCCCCGCCGATATTGCCAGCGGTCATGCTGCCGGCCTGAAAACCGCCGCAGTTTCATGGACGTTGGTACCTTGGGAAAATCTTGCGGCATCCAAGCCGGATCATGTGCTGCAAACAATCAATGATCTGGTTCTCCTAGTGACAGGAAACCAGTAA
- a CDS encoding phosphatidylserine decarboxylase family protein: MTTGLIVKEGYRYIAFLFLLTVMVAFFAEPVWSILPGVLTLFVTFFFRNPNRVIPTGDNLVLSPADGKVMSVCEVTDEEFLHTQGTKVTIFLSVFDVHVNRSPIGGEIKYQQYVCGRFKPAYKASAGCENERHAIGLDNGRLQVLVTQVAGLIARRIVSWVTLGSQLHSGECFGMIKFGSCTEIIMPADVEVLVKKGDRVYGGKTIIGRLHE; encoded by the coding sequence ATGACAACAGGCCTCATTGTAAAAGAGGGGTACCGTTATATTGCCTTTTTATTTCTCCTTACCGTTATGGTTGCCTTCTTTGCCGAACCGGTATGGAGCATTTTGCCAGGCGTACTGACTTTGTTTGTAACTTTTTTCTTTCGCAACCCGAATCGTGTTATTCCAACTGGGGATAATTTGGTACTTTCCCCAGCCGACGGCAAAGTGATGAGTGTTTGCGAAGTGACTGATGAAGAATTTCTTCATACCCAAGGCACAAAAGTTACGATTTTCCTTTCCGTCTTTGACGTACATGTCAATCGCAGCCCCATTGGCGGGGAAATTAAGTATCAGCAGTATGTATGCGGCCGTTTCAAACCAGCTTATAAAGCTTCGGCAGGTTGTGAAAATGAACGCCATGCCATCGGTTTGGATAACGGGCGCTTGCAGGTATTGGTCACGCAAGTGGCCGGTCTTATTGCGCGACGCATCGTCTCCTGGGTCACTCTCGGCAGCCAATTGCATTCCGGTGAATGCTTTGGCATGATTAAATTTGGCTCCTGTACGGAAATTATCATGCCTGCTGACGTAGAAGTATTGGTCAAAAAGGGAGACCGCGTTTATGGCGGCAAGACCATCATAGGGAGGTTACACGAGTGA
- a CDS encoding glycosyltransferase family 2 protein: MNYIMDIIMIPIQAMIAFFSVYYFVLACFGFWKKREKKNFQPKHTFAIVVSAHNEESVIGQLVENLHVLRYPKELYDIFIVADNCTDSTARVARESGAIVHERFDTEKRGKGFAMEWMFARLFKMKRQYDAIVVFDADNLVHPNFLLEMNNRLQKGETVIQGYMDAKNPTDTWISGTFAIAFWLIDHIWHLAKYNIGLSSVLGGTGMCISTSVLRRFGWGATCLTEDMEFTMKVLLKGIRTTWAHDAIVYDEKPLTFKQAWNQRKRWAQGHFDIAGRYIPAMIKEGIRRRDIRLLDGVLHLVQPHFLLMSTFFVIASYAGAVYPFYTNILERVLPLEVWTILAFGQYIFPVIILAKIRANWKCWLYLLMYPVFVYSWIPITFLGFLHRHERVWSHTQHTRALSYQDMLMKANDEFANEPVFSKQAVK, translated from the coding sequence ATGAACTATATAATGGATATTATCATGATCCCCATTCAAGCAATGATTGCTTTTTTCAGCGTGTACTATTTTGTTCTCGCTTGTTTTGGATTTTGGAAAAAACGAGAAAAGAAAAATTTCCAGCCAAAACATACCTTTGCCATTGTCGTTTCCGCTCATAACGAAGAATCGGTTATTGGACAATTGGTAGAAAATCTGCATGTTTTGCGCTATCCTAAAGAACTTTACGACATTTTCATTGTAGCTGACAATTGTACTGACTCTACTGCTCGAGTAGCTCGTGAGTCCGGGGCGATCGTCCATGAACGATTTGATACGGAAAAACGTGGCAAAGGCTTTGCGATGGAATGGATGTTTGCCCGCCTTTTCAAAATGAAACGCCAATACGACGCGATTGTTGTTTTTGACGCTGATAATCTAGTGCATCCTAATTTCCTTTTGGAAATGAATAATCGTTTGCAAAAAGGGGAGACCGTTATCCAAGGCTATATGGATGCTAAAAATCCTACAGACACTTGGATTTCCGGAACTTTTGCTATTGCTTTCTGGCTAATCGATCATATTTGGCATTTAGCTAAATATAATATCGGCTTGTCCAGTGTTTTGGGCGGTACCGGCATGTGTATTTCCACCAGTGTGCTGCGCCGCTTTGGCTGGGGCGCTACCTGTTTGACAGAAGACATGGAATTTACCATGAAGGTCCTCTTGAAAGGAATTCGTACGACTTGGGCTCATGACGCTATTGTTTACGATGAAAAACCACTTACGTTCAAACAGGCTTGGAATCAACGCAAGCGTTGGGCGCAGGGACATTTTGACATTGCCGGTCGTTATATTCCCGCAATGATCAAAGAAGGCATCCGCCGTCGTGACATCCGTCTCTTGGACGGGGTATTGCACTTGGTTCAGCCGCACTTTTTGCTGATGTCTACGTTTTTTGTCATTGCCAGTTATGCTGGTGCTGTTTACCCCTTTTATACGAATATTTTAGAGCGGGTTTTACCTCTTGAAGTTTGGACTATTCTCGCTTTTGGCCAATATATTTTTCCAGTCATCATTTTGGCTAAGATTCGAGCAAACTGGAAGTGCTGGTTGTATCTGCTGATGTACCCGGTCTTTGTTTACAGTTGGATTCCCATCACCTTCCTGGGCTTTTTGCATCGCCATGAACGCGTTTGGAGTCATACGCAGCATACCCGTGCACTTAGCTATCAGGACATGCTGATGAAAGCCAATGATGAATTCGCCAACGAACCGGTATTCAGTAAACAAGCAGTAAAATAA
- a CDS encoding endonuclease Q family protein yields MNPVYGDLHIHVGKAQGRWVKIPTSKNLTSENILEEAAQRKGLQLIGIVDVLSPWVDGDWQQLLDEGRLRLLPGGGYRYEEALTLLPGAEIETAEADGSLAHTLLFLPSLAEIRQLRKLLTPHIRNLHLSSQNAHLSLAQLLELTHSLEPIVIPAHVFTPHKSLFGCCTNRLAQLLTEKQLTWLDAIELGLSADTFLADCLQELSSYSFLSNSDAHSLDKIAREYNVFSLKQIDFTCFRQALRRQGENKILANYGLDPRLGKYYRTVCAQCGTLWDSTQCKCSACGCQRSTSGVWERIQGIADGDKPQHPEHRPPYYHQIPLSFVPGLGPKAKVQLLQAFGSEMKVCHDSSLAELTAVLGERKGKILWQVLQREITFSQGGGGSYGRVHLS; encoded by the coding sequence ATGAATCCCGTATATGGGGACTTGCATATTCACGTAGGTAAGGCGCAAGGGCGTTGGGTAAAAATCCCTACCTCCAAGAACCTCACGAGCGAAAACATTTTGGAAGAAGCCGCCCAACGTAAAGGTCTACAACTGATCGGCATTGTTGATGTGCTCAGTCCTTGGGTAGATGGCGATTGGCAGCAGTTGTTGGATGAAGGCCGCCTGCGTTTGCTGCCAGGAGGCGGTTACCGCTACGAAGAAGCGTTGACTCTGCTGCCGGGAGCGGAAATTGAAACAGCCGAAGCAGACGGCTCTTTAGCGCATACTCTTTTGTTTTTGCCAAGTCTAGCGGAAATCAGGCAGTTGCGTAAGCTCTTAACGCCTCATATACGCAATCTCCATCTTAGCTCCCAGAATGCGCATCTCTCTTTAGCGCAGCTTTTGGAGCTGACTCATTCCTTAGAGCCTATTGTCATTCCCGCCCATGTTTTTACGCCGCACAAAAGTCTTTTCGGCTGCTGCACGAATCGCCTGGCGCAGCTATTAACGGAAAAACAGCTTACTTGGCTGGACGCCATTGAACTGGGCTTAAGCGCCGATACTTTTTTAGCGGATTGCCTGCAAGAACTAAGCAGCTACTCCTTTTTGAGTAATTCAGACGCACATTCTTTGGATAAAATCGCCAGAGAATATAATGTTTTTTCGCTCAAGCAGATTGATTTTACGTGTTTTCGCCAAGCTTTGCGCCGCCAGGGAGAAAATAAAATTCTAGCCAACTACGGACTGGATCCCCGTCTGGGAAAATACTATCGCACGGTTTGCGCTCAATGCGGCACATTGTGGGATTCGACGCAATGCAAATGCAGCGCTTGCGGCTGCCAACGCAGCACCAGCGGCGTCTGGGAGCGCATCCAAGGCATCGCCGATGGGGACAAGCCTCAACATCCTGAACATCGCCCGCCCTATTACCACCAAATCCCTCTTTCCTTTGTACCTGGATTGGGTCCGAAAGCGAAAGTTCAGCTGCTTCAAGCGTTTGGAAGTGAAATGAAGGTATGTCATGATTCTAGCTTAGCAGAGCTGACCGCTGTACTGGGAGAACGAAAAGGTAAAATTCTTTGGCAAGTGCTGCAGCGGGAGATAACGTTCTCTCAAGGCGGGGGCGGTTCTTATGGCCGCGTACATTTATCATAA